From the Fulvia fulva chromosome 2, complete sequence genome, one window contains:
- a CDS encoding Ribosome assembly protein RRB1 encodes MAKRAAEDDEPQGVSLKAGDRPVADNGVADGEEFEDEFEDEYESEDEILEAGVDGRPDEEREAEEKAAGAMDVDQETFIPGRHKLEAGQTLAPDLSTYEMLHTLEPTWPCLSFDIVNDNLGDNRKSYPATVYAVAGTQAEQGRAKENQIMVMKLSGLSRNDKAANIDSDDEDDDDEEFTDPILETKSIPLTSTTNRIRSHQSPQANSSSPPTTVTAAMQESGEVLIHDVTPHLRAFDEPGFQLPATANKPLCTIRAHKKNEGYALDWSPLVPAGKLLTGDSAGQIFATTRTEGGGFVTDTNAYTGHTGSVEELQWSPSERNVFASASSDGTVKIWDARSKSRKHAISVKVSDSDANVLSWSHQTPHLLASGHDDGTWSVWDLRQWKTPDEAKASKPVAHFNFHLGQITSLEWHPTDDSIVSVCSGDNTLTLWDLAVELDDEESRYTADVKDVPPQLLFVHYMEQVKESHWHPQIPGTVMATGGSGFGVFKTISV; translated from the coding sequence ATGGCAAAGCGCGCTGCTGAAGATGACGAGCCGCAAGGCGTGTCGCTGAAAGCTGGCGATCGTCCAGTGGCGGACAATGGTGTCGCAGATGGCGAGGAATTCGAGGATGAGTTTGAGGATGAATACGAGAGCGAAGACGAGATCCTCGAAGCTGGCGTCGATGGCCGACCTGACGAAGAGCGCGAGGCTGAGGAGAAGGCAGCCGGCGCCATGGACGTGGACCAGGAGACCTTCATTCCAGGACGGCACAAGCTCGAAGCTGGACAAACACTAGCACCTGATCTTTCGACCTACGAGATGCTTCATACTCTGGAACCAACTTGGCCATGTCTGTCTTTCGATATTGTCAACGACAACCTTGGCGACAATCGCAAGTCGTACCCAGCTACTGTGTATGCTGTTGCTGGAACTCAGGCAGAGCAAGGTCGCGCCAAGGAGAACCAGATCATGGTCATGAAGCTCTCAGGCCTCTCAAGGAACGACAAAGCCGCCAACATCGATTCTGACGATGAAGATGACGACGATGAAGAATTCACAGACCCGATCCTCGAGACTAAGAGCATCCCTCTGACATCGACCACGAACCGCATTAGATCACACCAGTCGCCGCAAGCTAACTCCTCTAGCCCACCTACAACAGTCACTGCCGCGATGCAAGAGTCTGGCGAAGTGCTCATCCACGATGTAACTCCTCATCTGCGAGCCTTTGACGAACCAGGCTTCCAGCTTCCAGCCACAGCAAACAAACCACTATGCACCATCCGCGCACACAAGAAGAACGAAGGCTATGCGCTTGACTGGTCTCCTCTAGTTCCTGCTGGTAAGCTTCTTACCGGCGATAGTGCCGGCCAGATCTTCGCCACTACGCGTACAGAAGGCGGCGGCTTCGTCACAGACACGAACGCATATACTGGCCATACTGGTAGTGTGGAAGAGCTGCAATGGTCTCCTAGTGAACGCAACGTCTTCGCTTCTGCCAGCAGTGATGGCACTGTTAAGATCTGGGACGCACGAAGCAAGTCTCGCAAGCACGCCATTTCCGTCAAGGTCTCTGATTCTGATGCGAACGTTCTGTCCTGGTCGCATCAGACTCCACACCTCCTTGCATCAGGACACGATGATGGTACGTGGTCGGTCTGGGATCTCAGGCAGTGGAAGACGCCCGACGAGGCCAAGGCTTCAAAGCCAGTCGCTCATTTCAACTTTCATCTTGGCCAGATCACAAGCTTAGAATGGCACCCGACCGACGACAGTATCGTCTCTGTCTGCTCAGGAGATAACACTCTCACACTGTGGGATCTTGCAGTTGAACTTGACGACGAGGAGTCAAGGTACACCGCAGACGTCAAGGACGTTCCACCGCAGCTGCTGTTCGTGCACTACATGGAGCAGGTCAAAGAGTCTCACTGGCATCCACAAATCCCCGGCACCGTCATGGCGACTGGTGGAAGCGGATTCGGCGTGTTCAAGACCATCAGTGTGTAA
- a CDS encoding putative allantoinase 1: MMSLTSTSGRSLGDHHCRSQAISSFLWHQPSAPRNSDGVTTCSTHRGMSMPGWIQGCRNDDDWFRLPAADEWSAQLQTAVLSSTPLLPPPCTLAMYNFARGIRDSLQHTNTTPKFKHRGVEPGYFAMATTKLPAIETVPDLPTDDRAAILDLLFEPSKQLHSLSVPLLHEKSFESYGDLIAAVGVQLTDLSESASSSDTEWLESILGSHPRLGAKKVESTQSQAEQSQLQGNAEEAEQLRALNEEYEMKYPGLRYVVFVNGRSRPVIMEDMRNRIANGDLKSERAAAIRAMCEIAADRASKLA, encoded by the exons ATGATGTCCTTGACATCAACCAGCGGCCGCAGTCTTGGAGATCATCATTGCCGAAGTCAAGCGATCAGCAGTTTTCTATGGCACCAACCCTCGGCACCACGAAACTCCGATGGCGTTACAACTTGCTCTACTCACCGTGGCATGTCCATGCCAGGTTGGATTCAAGGCTGCAGGAACGATGATGACTGGTTCAGGCTGCCGGCTGCCGACGAATGGTCAGCTCAGCTGCAGACTGCAGTCTTGAGCTCCACTCCGCTTCTGCCTCCACCTTGCACTCTTGCCATGTATAACTTCGCGCGGGGTATTCGTGATTCGCTGCAGCACACAAACACTACACCAAAGTTCAAGCACCGAGGCGTCGAACCAGGATACTTCGCAATGGCCACAACGAAGCTTCCGGCTATTGAAACTGTACCAGATCTTCCGACCGACGATAGAGCTGCGATACTCGACCTATTGTTTGAGCCCAGCAAACAACTTCACTCTTTATCGGTGCCACTGCTACACGAAAAGTCCTTTGAGTCGTATGGGGATCTCATTGCAGCAGTGGGCGTGCAGCTGACCGACCTATCGGAGTCCGCATCATCCTCCGACACAGAATGGCTGGAGAGTATACTAGGATCCCATCCCAGGCTTGGAGCAAAGAAGGTTGAGAGCACACAGTCGCAAGCAGAGCAATCGCAGTTACAGGGCAATGCCGAGGAGGCAGAACAGCTTCGAGCTTTGAACGAGGAATATGAAATGAAGTATCCTGGACTGCGATATGTCGTGTTCGTAAACGGCAGAAGCCGACCAGTCATTATGGAGGACATGCGCAATCGTATCGCAAATGGCGATTTGAAGTCGGAGCGGGCTGCTGCGATTCGA GCAATGTGCGAAATCGCGGCCGATCGAGCCTCCAAGTTGGCCTGA
- a CDS encoding N-acetylglucosaminyl-phosphatidylinositol de-N-acetylase: MNWFTAAQVPVLILVLWLFTAYMTRSFPDLTGKRICLLIAHPDDEAMFFAPSLRALTAPDLGNQVVILCFSSGNADGLGHIRKEELAKSALLLGLRSSEHVVVLEDKNFPDSMSAEWDPRLVSQQLMKFFGPREGVNAGRDAAVATGIDVLVTFDEGGVSGHPNHVSLFNGATTFLKQLMQGRAGWECPVKLYTLTSTNIVRKYSSVLDSVVTVLGCFLTKKEAGSYPTPLVSVSTPGDVRKAQLAMTTAHKSQMRWFRWGWIGVSRYMVINDLQKRKGF, encoded by the exons ATGAATTGGTTCACAGCCGCACAGGTTCCTGTGCTGATACTGGTGTTATGGCTTTTCACAGCGTATATGACTAG ATCCTTCCCAGACCTAACCGGCAAACGCATCTGCCTCCTCATAGCCCACCCGGACGACGAAGCAATGTTCTTCGCCCCTTCCCTCCGTGCCCTCACAGCCCCGGATCTCGGAAACCAAGTCGTAATCCTCTGCTTCTCCTCCGGCAACGCCGACGGCCTCGGCCACATCCGCAAAGAAGAGCTCGCCAAATCCGCGCTCCTGCTAGGTCTCCGCTCTTCTGAGCACGTTGTGGTTCTCGAGGATAAGAATTTCCCGGACTCGATGAGCGCGGAGTGGGATCCGAGGCTGGTGAGCCAGCAGTTGATGAAGTTTTTTGGGCCTAGGGAGGGGGTGAATGCGGGGAGGGATGCGGCGGTGGCGACGGGGATTGATGTGTTGGTGACGTTTGATGAGGGAGGGGTTAGTGGGCATCCTAATCACGTCTCCCTCTTCAATGGGGCGACGACGTTCCTGAAGCAGTTGATGCAAGGACGCGCGGGGTGGGAGTGTCCAGTGAAACTCTACACCTTGACGTCAACGAACATTGTACGGAAGTACAGCAGCGTGCTGGACTCGGTGGTGACGGTGCTGGGGTGCTTTTTGACGAAGAAGGAGGCGGGGAGTTATCCTACGCCGTTGGTGAGTGTGAGTACGCCTGGGGATGTGAGGAAGGCGCAGTTGGCGATGACGACGGCGCATAAGAGTCAGATGAGGTGGTTCAGGTGGGGGTGGATTGGGGTTAGTCGGTATATGGTTATCAATGACCTGCAGAAGCGGAAAGGGTTCTGA
- a CDS encoding Chitin synthase export chaperone, whose product MGFGDFEEICAKTPLPLCPLVGTVSQISGTHSTYPDCYARSIELANTIIFEGATGFAHILALIMLVIMILHVRSKFTAVGRKEITSFFYSYTLLTMCSLVIDCGVVPPSSSAYAYFVAVQCGLVSSTCIALMINGFVGFQLYEDGTKLSVWLLRGCSVFMFAISFVVSLLTFQSWGGLGPENTIGLFVVVYIFSAIFLFVYIVMQVILVVGTLQERWPLWHIGFGVLAFIIGQVLLYAFSKTICDNVEHYLDGTFFATLLNLLAVMMVYKYWDSITKEDLEFSVGQRQNNWEVKDHNMCEDIDKRGTYYQESDHGSTAHFAQPGHRGSGYGY is encoded by the exons ATGGGTTTCGGCGACTTCGAGGAGATATGCGCAAAGACACCGCTACCATTATGCCCTCTGGTAGGGACGGTGTCGCAGATCAGCGGTACCCATTCGACTTATCCCGACTGCTACGCACGATCGATAGAGCTGGCGAACACGATTATCTTCGAGGGAGCGACGGGATTTGCGCATATTCTGGCACTGATCATGCTGGTGATTATGATATTACATGTTAGGAGCAAGTTCACTGCAGTGG GTCGGAAGGAGATCACCTCATTCTTCTACTCATACACACTCCTCACAATGTGCTCGCTGGTCATCGATTGTGGCGTGGTACCTCCCTCGAGCAGCGCGTACGCTTACTTCGTCGCGGTGCAATGCGGTCTGGTCTCTTCGACTTGCATTGCCTTGATGATCAACGGCTTTGTCGGATTCCAGCTATATGAGGATGGCACAAAACTTTCAGTCTGGTTGCTGCGAGGATGCAGTGTCTTCATGTTCGCGATCTCCTTCGTCGTATCGCTTTTGACCTTCCAAAGCTGGGGAGGTTTGGGACCAGAGAACACCATTGGCTTGTTTGTGGTGGTGTACATCTTCAGCGCGATCTTCCTGTTCGTGTACATTGTCATGCAGGTGATTCTGGTTGTCGGAACACTGCAGGAGAGATGGCCACTTTGGCACATCGGCTTTGGAGTACTGGCATTCATCATCGGGCAAGTGCTACTATACGCATTCAGCAAGACCATCTGCGACAACGTAGAGCACTACCTTGACGGAACGTTCTTCGCGACACTACTGAACCTGCTGGCGGTGATGATGGTGTACAAG TACTGGGACTCCATCACCAAGGAGGACCTCGAATTCTCCGTCGGCCAAAGACAGAACAACTGGGAAGTCAAGGACCACAACATGTGCGAAGACATCGACAAGAGAGGCACATACTACCAGGAGAGCGACCACGGAAGCACAGCACATTTCGCACAGCCAGGGCATCGAGGCTCAGGGTATGGTTATTAG